A single window of Hemibagrus wyckioides isolate EC202008001 linkage group LG28, SWU_Hwy_1.0, whole genome shotgun sequence DNA harbors:
- the mepcea gene encoding 7SK snRNA methylphosphate capping enzyme, with translation MIEMSVDKETVFLSEQPVYVSVPQQPELSKNSTENPQQSAEVINLTKDDGTCNLAKENGNKMAISDDVVTGSDSMTQNQDGIQNPKPHQQRPSKRRSTISGGFKHPMFGKRRRRANSESESVLPTNFLLGGNIFDPLNLNSLLDEEVNRALNAETPKSSPLPAKSLDPVEILIPRDITDPLNLNGCTRGDAGIVLTPFKSGGGRRRHRNRHHGGIAARGGVGRGREGVVGGIGGTGSIDGVGGGGGEGVAIEFNQSERCLAPESESTLVSSEINLQNSPDSSAIIKEEATECNFPPKQEVHEEKDSTQTPVTHASHRQRKRKRSSSRSENTGGPCWYKNRTSEPELAQQHPPNQRGQQRNNNKPNPRNCTQQKPNQQHHHQQQQKKKFQYGNYNQYYGYRNPGASEDARIRVFKPEWFQGKEVLDLGCNTGHMTLTIAKNWRPARIVGLDIDRALIHAAKQNIRHYLSEVHALQARKERNEDEAPDEKLETMEKNGEEEDKDKETQSEDIGEKEEGENRTDQIGESVSSPNKNRLFPVSLCVSRGPIAAPPLPDTPTLPPGNFPSNVTFVRGNYVLDSDVLLETQREEFDVILCLSVTKWIHLNWGDTGLRRFFQRVYRHLRPGGLFILEPQPWNSYSKRKKLTEAIYKNYFSIQLKPEQFSSFLTSEVGFSSYELLGTPNSSTRGFQRPIYLFHKGPAPRK, from the exons ATGATAGAAATGTCAGTTGATAAAGAGACTGTTTTTCTGAGTGAACAGCCTGTGTACGTCTCTGTACCACAACAGCCAGAACTTTCCAAAAACTCTACTGAAAATCCTCAGCAGTCTGCTGAAGTCATCAATCTCACCAAGGATGATGGCACTTGTAACCTTGCTAAGGAGAATGGAAACAAAATGGCCATCAGCGATGACGTAGTCACCGGATCAGACTCCATGACCCAAAACCAAGATGGCATCCAGAATCCTAAACCCCATCAGCAGAGACCAAGCAAACGTCGGAGTACCATAAGTGGCGGGTTTAAGCATCCCATGTTTGGGAAACGTCGCCGCCGTGCCAACTCGGAGAGTGAGTCCGTCCTGCCCACCAACTTCCTGCTGGGCGGGAACATCTTTGACCCGCTCAACCTAAACAGCTTACTGGACGAGGAGGTGAACCGGGCTTTAAACGCAGAGACACCCAAATCTTCTCCGCTGCCAGCTAAAAGCCTGGATCCTGTCGAGATCCTGATTCCAAGGGACATCACAGATCCGCTGAACCTGAACGGCTGCACCAGAGGAGACGCAGGGATTGTTCTCACTCCTTTTAAAAGTGGCGGAGGACGGAGGAGACACCGGAACCGGCATCATGGAGGAATAGCAGCAAGAGGAGGTgtgggaagaggaagagaaggtgTGGTAGGAGGTATTGGAGGAACAGGCAGTATTGATGGTGtcggtggaggtggaggtgaagggGTAGCCATAGAgttcaaccaatcagaacggTGTTTAGCCCCAGAATCGGAATCCACATTAGTGTCTTCAGAGATTAATCTTCAGAACAGTCCAGATTCTAGTGCGATTATAAAAGAAGAAGCGACCGAGTGTAACTTTCCTCCAAAGCAGGAAGTTCATGAGGAAAAAGACAGCACACAGACTCCTGTGACGCACGCATCGCACCGACAACGCAAACGGAagcgcagcagcagcagatcgGAGAACACCGGAGGCCCGTGTTGGTATAAGAACCGGACGTCGGAGCCAGAATTGGCGCAGCAACATCCTCCCAACCAGCGGGGGCAGCAGAGGAACAACAACAAACCGAACCCCAGAAACTGCACTCAGCAGAAACCAAACCAgcaacatcaccatcagcagCAACAGAAGAAAAAGTTTCAGTATGGGAACTACAACCAGTACTATGGGTACAGGAACCCAGGCGCAAGCGAGGACGCTCGGATCCGTGTCTTTAAACCCGAATGGTTCCAAGGGAAGGAAGTCCTGGATTTAGGCTGTAACACCGGTCACATGACTCTTACTATAGCTAAAAACTGGCGACCGGCACGCATTGTGGGTTTGGACATAGACAGAGCGCTGATCCACGCAGCCAAACAAAACATCCGTCATTATCTCTCTGAAGTGCATGCGCTCCAGGCGAGGAAAGAGCGGAACGAGGACGAGGCGCCAGACGAGAAGCTTGAAACCATGGAGAAGAACGGAGAAGAAGAGGATAAGGACAAAGAAACACAATCAGAAGATATCGGAGaaaaggaggagggagagaatCGGACTGACCAGATCGGCGAATCTGTGTCATCGCCCAACAAGAATCGCttatttcctgtttctctctgcGTCTCCCGAGGACCAATCGCTGCTCCTCCACTCCCCGACACGCCCACACTTCCTCCTGGGAATTTTCCCTCCAATGTCACTTTTGTAAGG GGTAACTATGTGCTGGACAGTGACGTCTTGTTGGAGACGCAGCGTGAGGAGTTTGATGTGATCCTGTGTCTGAGTGTCACTAAGTGGATTCACCTGAACTGGGGTGACACTGGGCTCAGACGCTTCTTCCAGCGTGTGTACCGTCACCTTCGTCCCGGTGGTCTCTTCATCCTCGAACCCCAGCCCTGGAACTCCTACAGCAAGAGGAAGAAGCTCACG GAGGCCATCTATAAAAATTATTTCAGCATCCAGCTGAAGCCGGAGCAGTTCTCCTCCTTCCTGACCAGTGAGGTGGGCTTCTCCAGCTACGAGCTGCTCGGAACTCCAAACAGTTCAACACGAG GTTTTCAGAGACCGATCTATCTGTTTCACAAAGGCCCTGCTCCtcgaaagtga
- the her1 gene encoding hairy-related 1, which produces MGTPKMPNRRASKRVLKPVIEKKRRDRINQRLDELRTLLLDNTLDSRLQNPKLEKAEILELTVEYIRKKSTNSKDNTADCTREPGDGVAPARTTGRPRVPVAGLHEGPNVQAHAPSGPLYTAGFQECISRLTSFIECVDLSQRENFIQGLRHHLQSHTDALSHIRGQGQTHAWVTGDVRASTEPFSFANGLYPNSFVLHHPYPSPPYSLSPPPSPCYSSSPTYLSVPCHFHFPPSVSPLSDSSSSSSSFTTSTPAVTASVAPATQAPPRPLSPHCISAQRTLRRELFPSQTHAIWRPW; this is translated from the exons ATGGGGACTCCGAAAATGCCCAACCGCAGAGCATCCAAAAGA GTCCTGAAGCCGGTGATtgagaagaagaggagagatCGGATCAATCAGCGTCTGGACGAACTGAGAACCTTACTGCTGGACAACACACTCGACTCG AGATTACAAAACCCTAAACTGGAAAAAGCAGAGATCTTGGAGCTGACTGTGGAGTACATCAGGAAAAAATCCACAAACTCAAAAGATAATACTG CAGATTGTACCAGAGAGCCGGGCGATGGTGTCGCCCCCGCACGGACCACCGGGAGACCCCGCGTGCCAGTCGCAGGGCTCCACGAGGGCCCTAACGTCCAGGCTCACGCCCCCTCCGGCCCACTCTACACCGCCGGCTTCCAGGAGTGCATCTCTCGCCTGACCAGCTTCATCGAGTGTGTGGATCTGTCGCAGCGGGAGAACTTCATCCAGGGCCTTCGACATCACCTGCAGTCACACACTGACGCCCTGTCACATATCAGAGGTCAGGGGCAGACTCACGCCTGGGTCACAGGTGACGTCCGAGCGAGCACGGAGCCCTTCTCGTTCGCTAACGGGTTGTATCCCAATTCCTTCGTCCTGCATCATCCCTATCCATCTCCTCCGTACTCGctgtctcctcctccttcaccctGCTACTCCTCCTCTCCGACATACCTGTCTGTCCCCTGCCACTTCCACttccctccatctgtctctcctctgtctgactcctcctcgtcctcctcgtCTTTCACCACGTCCACGCCGGCCGTCACGGCGAGCGTAGCACCGGCGACCCAGGCTCCTCCACGACCTCTGTCCCCTCACTGCATCTCAGCCCAGCGGACTCTGAGGCGCGAGCTCTTCCCAAGTCAGACACATGCCATCTGGAGGCCGTggtga
- the her7 gene encoding hairy and enhancer of split related-7: MNQFEETERLKMDRKLLKPQVERRRRERMNRSLENLRLLVLQGPEQQAVSQRRVEKAEILEHTVLFLQSSIAEAKKPRAEDESSSDGHQFLDGFSACLQKAARFLQEQSEARGLHDSLSSSLHRCLSRRPHRPSVRDVRHIAQGLQSVRRHSHTPSHPYRMPLQDTDPNSVRQHHNQNTASTPWPTTSPQATGRQSVWRPWP, encoded by the exons ATGAACCAGTTTGAAGAGACGGAGAGATTGAAAATGGACAGAAAG CTGTTGAAGCCTCAGGTTGAGCGTCGAAGACGAGAACGAATGAACCGCAGTTTGGAGAACCTGCGACTTTTAGTCCTGCAAGGCCCTGAGCAacag GCCGTGTCTCAGAGGCGAGTGGAAAAAGCTGAAATCCTAGAACACACGGTCCTCTTCCTGCAGAGCTCCATCGCAGAGGCCAAGAAACCCAGAGCAGAAGATGAATCCTCATCAGATGGTCATCAGTTCCTGGATGGGTTCTCAGCATGTTTACAGAAAGCAGCTCGCTTCCTGCAGGAGCAGAGTGAGGCTCGAGGCCTGCACGACTCTCTGTCCTCGTCCCTGCACCGGTGCTTGAGCCGCCGTCCACACCGGCCCAGCGTCAGAGACGTGAGGCACATCGCACAGGGACTGCAGAGTGTGAGGAGACACtcgcacacaccctcacacccgtACAGGATGCCGCTGCAAGACACAGACCCTAACAGTGTCCGGCAACACCACAACCAGAACACGGCCAGTACACCGTGGCCCACGACGAGCCCACAGGCAACTGGCAGACAGAGCGTGTGGAGACCGTGGCCTtga